The region CCCCTGCGTACTCAGGTCAAGCCTTCCCAGAAAACTGAAGCCGCTCCCACGTTCTCCGTGGAGCATATGAACTTTCGCTATCATGAAGAGACTCCTTGCCTCATTAGCATTTCACTCAAGATTCAAAAGGGCGAAAAGATCGGTATCACTGGGCCCATTGGCAGCGGGAAAACAACCTTGATCAACATCCTCGCTGGCCTTCTCGATGGCTACCAAGGAAGGGTTCTAGTGCAAGGTTTCAATATGGAAGACCTCGGTTCGGATTGGCTTAGCGAAACCATAACAGTCGTCCCTCAAAAGCCGTTTCTTTTTGCCGGCAGCATTCGCCACAACTTATCCCTAGGCGCACAGGTTACTGAGGAGCGTATGATTGCTGCCCTGAAGATGGTACGACTCTGGTCTGACGTTGAAGAGATGGCTGATGGCTTGGATACCTGGATTGGTGAGTGGGGAATAAACCTTAGTGGTGGTCAAAAGCAGCGACTCGCCATCGCTCGATCACTCCTTAAGCATAGCGACGTTCTTATTTTAGATGATTCCCTAAGCGCTGTAGACTCTGTCACCGAGCATCACATTCTCAGTGCTCTAAGCCAAGAGTTCGAGCACAAGACCATCATCTGGACAGCACACCGCTTGTCAACGCTTCAGCTTTGTGACCGGATCTTCAAACTAGAAGATGGCCGACTGCAGCAGATTAAGGAGGCCTCACAATGATAGCAAGTCAGGACACGATTCAGGAACAAAGTGACTTTCGGTCAATCATAGCTCTTTTCAATTACGGTCAAGGTAACTATAAAAATCTTTTCTTAGCAATTGGCTTTATTTTAGCGTCTTCTGCAGTTCTTATGATGTCTGCCAAGCTCATGGGTCTGCTAGCCGAGGCATTGGTCTCAGGTGCTGAGCAAAGCAGAATTGCCAGCTTAGTCGCCGGTATTCTATTATTTGAAAGCGTCAATCTTTTGGTTTACTACAAGGGCAGGGTTGGGCTAGCCAGAGTCACCAATGAGGTGGCCTACGGCATTCGCGTTGCTCTTTTTAATAAATTAGGCAGACTCCCAATCCCATACTTCGACCAGGAACCTTTAGGCCGCACCATGACTCGCCTCACAGCCGATGTCGAAGGCATCGAGTCGTTCTTTAGTAATACTTTGCCTCGGGTATTCACGGCTGTGATCACCATTACCTCAGTCTTACTAGCCATGCTTCTTACAGACTGGAAGTTTGGAGCAGTTATCGTAGCCTCCAGCCTCCCTGCGGTGATGTTTACGATTGCCCTACGTAAGCCGGTGCGAAGCTGGTTGAGAGAATACAAGAAACGCTCGGCGGCCCTAAATGCCCAACTAGCGGAGTTCATCAACGGCCTGAGCGTGATCAAGATCTTTGGTATCGAGGGTTGGACTAAAAAAGAGTTCGATGGTAGCTCTCGCCATCTCCTTCGTGCAGCGATTAGTCTGATGAACTGGAATAGCTTCATTCGTCCATTGGCAGCCTTGCTCTGCGCACTTCCAATTCTAGTTATTCTTTGGTACGGCGGGCATCAGGCCCTAGATGAATCTATCTCTATTGGTTTATTGGTCGCCTTTGTTCGCTACGGGGAACGTTATTTCAGACCGATTATGATGCTATCGTTTGAGCTTCATCTGATCCAAGACGCGATTGCCTCATCCGAAAGAGTACGGAAAATGCTTGATGAAAAGACCGAGTCTGACACCCTCAATCAAGACGGCACCCGACAGCAAAAGATCCAGGGTAAAATCGAATACCGGAACGTGTGGATGGAGTATAAAAAGGACTCCCCGGTTTTAAAAGATGTATCTTTCACCATCAATGCTGGCGAAAGTGTCGCTCTTGTCGGTAGAACCGGCTCTGGCAAGACTACCACCATTCAATTACTGCCTCAACTCTATGGAATTTCGGGCGGCGAGATTCTTATCGATAATAAACCACTAAGCGAGTGGTCACGGCTTTCTATTCGGCAGCAGATGGGGATTGTGAGCCAGGACGTAACGATCTTTCATGGGAGCATCCGGGACAATCTCATCGTAGCTCTTCCTGATGGTCACCCCGGTGTCCCGGACGAAGAATTACTTGCCATATGCCAACGCACAGGACTCTTTGAAGTTATCGATCGACTGCCGCAAAAGCTTGATACCGTCTGCCTCGATAATGGTGCAAACTTTAGCATGGGTGAACGCCAGCTGATGGCATTTACGAGGATGCTGGTCCGCGATCCAGCGATCCTGGTACTCGATGAAGCCACTGCTAATGTCGACGAGGCATTTGAAGCGAAGATTCAACAAGCCATCCAGGAAGTTTTAAAAGGGCGCACAACTTTCGTGATCGCTCACCGGCTCAACACCATTCAGGACTGCGATAAGATCCTTGTCTTTGACCAAGGTCGGGTGGTGGAGCAGGGTCAGCACAAAGGGCTGCTGGCCCAAGATGGGGCATATTCCAAACTAGTTTCGAGGCAGATCTATGATTGATCCGAAAGCAAGTATCGAAAGCAAGATTGAACAGGTACAATCCAAAGGCGACCTTGCACTGGTGATCTTTGATATCGATGATACCATCATTGATTGTCGTCACCGTAAACTGAAAGTCTTCCGAGACTTTTGCAGCCAAGATCAGATACAAGATCAATTTCGCCAAGAATCCGAAATAGTCCTTAACGCGAACATCCAAGACATTGCCTATCGGGTGACTGACTGCATGAAGAACTTAGGAATCAAATCAATAGATTTCGTTGAGCAGCTCGCCACGTTTTGGGTGGGGAACTACTTCACTTATCCCTACATCAAAGACGACTTACCTTTTCCCGGCGCAGAATCTTTTGTCCAAGGCTGCCACAACGCAGGGGCCCACATTGTGTACTTGACCGGGCGCGATGAGCCAGGGATGGGTCGCGGAACCCGAGAAATTCTGGCTAAGCTAGACTTCCCCTGGAAGAACGATGACACCAGCCTATTTATGAAGCCTGATCCTGCCATGGATGATTTTTCTTACAAGAAAGCTGTGCTCAATGATATCGCCA is a window of Pseudobacteriovorax antillogorgiicola DNA encoding:
- a CDS encoding ABC transporter ATP-binding protein, with amino-acid sequence MIASQDTIQEQSDFRSIIALFNYGQGNYKNLFLAIGFILASSAVLMMSAKLMGLLAEALVSGAEQSRIASLVAGILLFESVNLLVYYKGRVGLARVTNEVAYGIRVALFNKLGRLPIPYFDQEPLGRTMTRLTADVEGIESFFSNTLPRVFTAVITITSVLLAMLLTDWKFGAVIVASSLPAVMFTIALRKPVRSWLREYKKRSAALNAQLAEFINGLSVIKIFGIEGWTKKEFDGSSRHLLRAAISLMNWNSFIRPLAALLCALPILVILWYGGHQALDESISIGLLVAFVRYGERYFRPIMMLSFELHLIQDAIASSERVRKMLDEKTESDTLNQDGTRQQKIQGKIEYRNVWMEYKKDSPVLKDVSFTINAGESVALVGRTGSGKTTTIQLLPQLYGISGGEILIDNKPLSEWSRLSIRQQMGIVSQDVTIFHGSIRDNLIVALPDGHPGVPDEELLAICQRTGLFEVIDRLPQKLDTVCLDNGANFSMGERQLMAFTRMLVRDPAILVLDEATANVDEAFEAKIQQAIQEVLKGRTTFVIAHRLNTIQDCDKILVFDQGRVVEQGQHKGLLAQDGAYSKLVSRQIYD
- a CDS encoding HAD family hydrolase, which gives rise to MIDPKASIESKIEQVQSKGDLALVIFDIDDTIIDCRHRKLKVFRDFCSQDQIQDQFRQESEIVLNANIQDIAYRVTDCMKNLGIKSIDFVEQLATFWVGNYFTYPYIKDDLPFPGAESFVQGCHNAGAHIVYLTGRDEPGMGRGTREILAKLDFPWKNDDTSLFMKPDPAMDDFSYKKAVLNDIAKLGTVVASFENELKNLNQMAAHFPEALMYWRNTLYLPDPPEPHPKVETLSHFPKVIS